Proteins encoded by one window of Castor canadensis chromosome 2, mCasCan1.hap1v2, whole genome shotgun sequence:
- the Gtpbp10 gene encoding GTP-binding protein 10 isoform X1, with protein MVHCGCTLFRKYGNFIDNLRLFTKGGSGGMGYPRLGGEGGKGGDVWVVAHKKMTLKQLKDKYPQKRFVAGGGANSRVSALKGSKGKDCEIPAPVGISITDENGKIIGELNKEEDRILVAEGGLGGKLLTNFLPLKGQKRVIHLDLKLIADVGLVGFPNAGKSSLLSQVSHAKPMIADYAFTTLKPELGKIIYNDFKQISVADLPGLIEGAYMNKGMGHKFLKHIERTRQLLFVVDISGFQLSSRTQYRAAFETIILLTKELELYKEELHTKPALLAVNKMDLPNAQDKFHELMNQLQNPKDFLHLFEKNMIPEKIVEFQHIIPISALTGEGIEELKDCIRASLDEQANQENDAYHKKQLLDLRISNTISYSRLPSEHTVASSEMI; from the exons ATGGTGCATTGCGGTTGCACGTTGTTTCGAAAG tATGGAAATTTTATCGATAACCTGAGACTCTTCACCAAGGGAGGAAGTGGTGGAATGGGTTATCCTCGCTTAGGTGGAGAAGGTGGAAAAGGTGGTGACGTCTGGGTTGTAGcccataaaaaaatgacattaaaacaaCTCAAAGACAAATATCCTCAGAAACGGTTTGTGGCTGGAGGAGGGGCAAACAGTAG ggTCAGTGCATTGAAAGGCTCTAAAGGAAAAGACTGTGAAATCCCTGCACCTGTAGGTATTTCCATAACTgatgaaaatggcaaaattataG GAGAACTCAataaagaggaagacagaattttGGTAGCTGAAGGTGGCCTTGGTGGTAAATTACTTACAAATTTCTTACCTTTGAAAGGCCAGAAACGAGTAATTCACCTTGATCTAAAACTTATAGCAGATGTAGGCCTAGTAGG ATTCCCAAATGCAGGAAAATCCTCTTTGCTAAGTCAGGTTTCTCATGCAAAACCTATGATTGCAGATTATGCAT TTACAACATTAAAGCCTGAACTTGGAAAGATTATTTATAATGATTTTAAACAG ATATCAGTAGCTGATCTTCCAGGTTTGATAGAAGGAGCTTATATGAACAAAGGAATGGGCCACAAATTCCTCAAGCACATAGAGAGAACTAGGCAACTACTTTTTGTT GTTGATATTTCTGGATTTCAACTTTCTTCCAGAACTCAATACAGAGCTGCCTTTGAAACCATAATACTGCTTACAAAA GAGTTGGAGTTGTACAAAGAGGAACTTCACACAAAACCTGCACTCTTGGCAGTTAATAAAATGGACTTGCCAAATGCCCAAGATAAATTTCATGAACTGATGAACCAACTCCAGAATCCTAAAG attttttgcatttatttgaaaaaaacatgATTCCAGAAAAGATTGTGGAGTTCCAACATATCATCCCCATCTCTGCACTAACAGGAGAAGGAATTGAAGAATTAAAAGACTGTATAAGAGCGTCACTGGATGAACAGGCCAACCAGGAAAATGATGCATATCATAAGAAACAGCTGCTTGATTTAAGGATTTCCAATACAATATCTTATAGTAGGCTACCATCAGAGCATACTGTCGCTAGTTCAGAAATGATATAA
- the Gtpbp10 gene encoding GTP-binding protein 10 isoform X2 encodes MGYPRLGGEGGKGGDVWVVAHKKMTLKQLKDKYPQKRFVAGGGANSRVSALKGSKGKDCEIPAPVGISITDENGKIIGELNKEEDRILVAEGGLGGKLLTNFLPLKGQKRVIHLDLKLIADVGLVGFPNAGKSSLLSQVSHAKPMIADYAFTTLKPELGKIIYNDFKQISVADLPGLIEGAYMNKGMGHKFLKHIERTRQLLFVVDISGFQLSSRTQYRAAFETIILLTKELELYKEELHTKPALLAVNKMDLPNAQDKFHELMNQLQNPKDFLHLFEKNMIPEKIVEFQHIIPISALTGEGIEELKDCIRASLDEQANQENDAYHKKQLLDLRISNTISYSRLPSEHTVASSEMI; translated from the exons ATGGGTTATCCTCGCTTAGGTGGAGAAGGTGGAAAAGGTGGTGACGTCTGGGTTGTAGcccataaaaaaatgacattaaaacaaCTCAAAGACAAATATCCTCAGAAACGGTTTGTGGCTGGAGGAGGGGCAAACAGTAG ggTCAGTGCATTGAAAGGCTCTAAAGGAAAAGACTGTGAAATCCCTGCACCTGTAGGTATTTCCATAACTgatgaaaatggcaaaattataG GAGAACTCAataaagaggaagacagaattttGGTAGCTGAAGGTGGCCTTGGTGGTAAATTACTTACAAATTTCTTACCTTTGAAAGGCCAGAAACGAGTAATTCACCTTGATCTAAAACTTATAGCAGATGTAGGCCTAGTAGG ATTCCCAAATGCAGGAAAATCCTCTTTGCTAAGTCAGGTTTCTCATGCAAAACCTATGATTGCAGATTATGCAT TTACAACATTAAAGCCTGAACTTGGAAAGATTATTTATAATGATTTTAAACAG ATATCAGTAGCTGATCTTCCAGGTTTGATAGAAGGAGCTTATATGAACAAAGGAATGGGCCACAAATTCCTCAAGCACATAGAGAGAACTAGGCAACTACTTTTTGTT GTTGATATTTCTGGATTTCAACTTTCTTCCAGAACTCAATACAGAGCTGCCTTTGAAACCATAATACTGCTTACAAAA GAGTTGGAGTTGTACAAAGAGGAACTTCACACAAAACCTGCACTCTTGGCAGTTAATAAAATGGACTTGCCAAATGCCCAAGATAAATTTCATGAACTGATGAACCAACTCCAGAATCCTAAAG attttttgcatttatttgaaaaaaacatgATTCCAGAAAAGATTGTGGAGTTCCAACATATCATCCCCATCTCTGCACTAACAGGAGAAGGAATTGAAGAATTAAAAGACTGTATAAGAGCGTCACTGGATGAACAGGCCAACCAGGAAAATGATGCATATCATAAGAAACAGCTGCTTGATTTAAGGATTTCCAATACAATATCTTATAGTAGGCTACCATCAGAGCATACTGTCGCTAGTTCAGAAATGATATAA
- the Gtpbp10 gene encoding GTP-binding protein 10 isoform X4 — translation MVHCGCTLFRKYGNFIDNLRLFTKGGSGGMGYPRLGGEGGKGGDVWVVAHKKMTLKQLKDKYPQKRFVAGGGANSRFPNAGKSSLLSQVSHAKPMIADYAFTTLKPELGKIIYNDFKQISVADLPGLIEGAYMNKGMGHKFLKHIERTRQLLFVVDISGFQLSSRTQYRAAFETIILLTKELELYKEELHTKPALLAVNKMDLPNAQDKFHELMNQLQNPKDFLHLFEKNMIPEKIVEFQHIIPISALTGEGIEELKDCIRASLDEQANQENDAYHKKQLLDLRISNTISYSRLPSEHTVASSEMI, via the exons ATGGTGCATTGCGGTTGCACGTTGTTTCGAAAG tATGGAAATTTTATCGATAACCTGAGACTCTTCACCAAGGGAGGAAGTGGTGGAATGGGTTATCCTCGCTTAGGTGGAGAAGGTGGAAAAGGTGGTGACGTCTGGGTTGTAGcccataaaaaaatgacattaaaacaaCTCAAAGACAAATATCCTCAGAAACGGTTTGTGGCTGGAGGAGGGGCAAACAGTAG ATTCCCAAATGCAGGAAAATCCTCTTTGCTAAGTCAGGTTTCTCATGCAAAACCTATGATTGCAGATTATGCAT TTACAACATTAAAGCCTGAACTTGGAAAGATTATTTATAATGATTTTAAACAG ATATCAGTAGCTGATCTTCCAGGTTTGATAGAAGGAGCTTATATGAACAAAGGAATGGGCCACAAATTCCTCAAGCACATAGAGAGAACTAGGCAACTACTTTTTGTT GTTGATATTTCTGGATTTCAACTTTCTTCCAGAACTCAATACAGAGCTGCCTTTGAAACCATAATACTGCTTACAAAA GAGTTGGAGTTGTACAAAGAGGAACTTCACACAAAACCTGCACTCTTGGCAGTTAATAAAATGGACTTGCCAAATGCCCAAGATAAATTTCATGAACTGATGAACCAACTCCAGAATCCTAAAG attttttgcatttatttgaaaaaaacatgATTCCAGAAAAGATTGTGGAGTTCCAACATATCATCCCCATCTCTGCACTAACAGGAGAAGGAATTGAAGAATTAAAAGACTGTATAAGAGCGTCACTGGATGAACAGGCCAACCAGGAAAATGATGCATATCATAAGAAACAGCTGCTTGATTTAAGGATTTCCAATACAATATCTTATAGTAGGCTACCATCAGAGCATACTGTCGCTAGTTCAGAAATGATATAA
- the Gtpbp10 gene encoding GTP-binding protein 10 isoform X3 translates to MVHCGCTLFRKYGNFIDNLRLFTKGGSGGMGYPRLGGEGGKGGDVWVVAHKKMTLKQLKDKYPQKRFVAGGGANSRVSALKGSKGKDCEIPAPVGISITDENGKIIGELNKEEDRILVAEGGLGGKLLTNFLPLKGQKRVIHLDLKLIADVGLVGFPNAGKSSLLSQVSHAKPMIADYAFTTLKPELGKIIYNDFKQISVADLPGLIEGAYMNKGMGHKFLKHIERTRQLLFVVDISGFQLSSRTQYRAAFETIILLTKVPFYSFFTLLVVLGIRPGPHKWSWSCTKRNFTQNLHSWQLIKWTCQMPKINFMN, encoded by the exons ATGGTGCATTGCGGTTGCACGTTGTTTCGAAAG tATGGAAATTTTATCGATAACCTGAGACTCTTCACCAAGGGAGGAAGTGGTGGAATGGGTTATCCTCGCTTAGGTGGAGAAGGTGGAAAAGGTGGTGACGTCTGGGTTGTAGcccataaaaaaatgacattaaaacaaCTCAAAGACAAATATCCTCAGAAACGGTTTGTGGCTGGAGGAGGGGCAAACAGTAG ggTCAGTGCATTGAAAGGCTCTAAAGGAAAAGACTGTGAAATCCCTGCACCTGTAGGTATTTCCATAACTgatgaaaatggcaaaattataG GAGAACTCAataaagaggaagacagaattttGGTAGCTGAAGGTGGCCTTGGTGGTAAATTACTTACAAATTTCTTACCTTTGAAAGGCCAGAAACGAGTAATTCACCTTGATCTAAAACTTATAGCAGATGTAGGCCTAGTAGG ATTCCCAAATGCAGGAAAATCCTCTTTGCTAAGTCAGGTTTCTCATGCAAAACCTATGATTGCAGATTATGCAT TTACAACATTAAAGCCTGAACTTGGAAAGATTATTTATAATGATTTTAAACAG ATATCAGTAGCTGATCTTCCAGGTTTGATAGAAGGAGCTTATATGAACAAAGGAATGGGCCACAAATTCCTCAAGCACATAGAGAGAACTAGGCAACTACTTTTTGTT GTTGATATTTCTGGATTTCAACTTTCTTCCAGAACTCAATACAGAGCTGCCTTTGAAACCATAATACTGCTTACAAAA GTtcctttctattcattttttactttattggtGGTGCTTGGGATCAGACCAGGTCCTCACAAATG GAGTTGGAGTTGTACAAAGAGGAACTTCACACAAAACCTGCACTCTTGGCAGTTAATAAAATGGACTTGCCAAATGCCCAAGATAAATTTCATGAACTGA